In Oncorhynchus tshawytscha isolate Ot180627B linkage group LG28, Otsh_v2.0, whole genome shotgun sequence, a genomic segment contains:
- the LOC112226529 gene encoding spermatogenesis-associated protein 2 — protein MDAKLQEDLFRRYVACLERRLEDGGGNAGPGRGTSQRGSEALLSTATALLGAYQPDPGQRFRMVRFYEVVENAMRCLRGCSLRGLERAFLTLETVCTNLLLFPWKKEFRCIKTFTGPYVYHLQAVLCDADLRSLLRSMGYSHDHELQFHVRDHPGGPAHLRQLAFELFLAQAECRLLGEVVALARGSASELEALEQRRGCRDDAAGCAEVLRRRDSLGADMARLSVRPVDIGHPHHLRRGGRPSKSVDVTDGAGHWHTASKPVLKASLSLRKEPLFVDAEEDMKDEIIRPSTSISMFSVAAPPSYSPLADFFPIQSPPSVDAYSSYHLSSLDEIDLYTERGGPGVGGRQTPSRPSSREPWDARDGWVFKAHGGLSSLGVKCQGCGLGCSSLASCPRCDMILCPACRDIDPSPCCGLQEYPNPKSPRPMDGYLPVKEKLSVYSNTHSPHPHMHPHPLTLTQQHTHPHPQMVEKPLMATKLFPSKSVANADRASLGGSRCGFCNKPGASHTCVNCSKVSCDSCMSLYGKDLCTRKNPQHSFVPNHQLNFKSGTISHLVYR, from the exons ATGGATGCTAAACTGCAAGAGGACCTGTTCCGGAGGTACGTGGCATGCCTGGAGAGGCGGCTGGAGGACGGAGGGGGGAATGCGGGCCCTGGGAGAGGCACATCACAGAGGGGCAGCGAGGCCCTACTCTCCACGGCCACGGCCCTGCTGGGGGCCTACCAGCCAGACCCGGGCCAGAGGTTCCGCATGGTGCGCTTCTATGAGGTGGTGGAGAATGCCATGCGCTGCCTGAGAGGCTGCAGTCTGCGTGGCCTGGAGAGAGCCTTCCTCACCCTGGAGACGGTCTGCACCAACCTGCTGCTCTTCCCCTGGAAGAAAGAGTTCCGCTGCATCAAG ACCTTCACAGGCCCGTATGTCTACCACCTTCAGGCTGTCTTGTGCGATGCCGATCTCCGTTCCCTCCTGCGTTCCATGGGCTACTCCCATGACCACGAGCTCCAGTTCCATGTCCGGGACCACCCTGGTGGCCCGGCCCACCTCCGGCAGCTAGCCTTCGAGCTCTTCCTGGCCCAGGCAGAGTGTCGTCTCCTTGGGGAGGTGGTGGCTCTGGCTCGGGGCTCAGCCTCTGAGCTGGAGGCCCTGGAGCAACGGAGGGGCTGCCGGGACGACGCAGCCGGCTGTGCCGAGGTCCTTCGGCGGCGGGACAGCCTCGGGGCTGACATGGCCCGGCTCTCTGTGCGACCAGTGGACATAGGTCACCCTCACCatctgaggagagggggaaggccGTCCAAGTCAGTGGATGTGACGGATGGAGCTGGGCATTGGCACACAGCCAGTAAGCCTGTCCTGAAAGCCTCTCTGAGCCTTAGGAAGGAACCTCTGTTTGTGGATGCAGAGGAGGACATGAAGGATGAGATCATCAGGCCCAGCACCTCCATATCCATGTTTTCTGTGGCTGCCCCACCTTCTTACAGCCCCTTGGCTGACTTCTTCCCTATCCAATCACCGCCCTCGGTTGATGCCTACTCCTCCTACCACCTCTCCTCATTGGATGAGATTGATCTGTATACAGAGAGGGGTGGGCCTGGGGTTGGAGGTCGACAGACGCCTTCCAGACCTTCATCCAGGGAACCCTGGGATGCCAGGGATGGCTGGGTGTTCAAAGCCCATGGCGGGCTCTCTTCTCTGGGGGTGAAGTGTCAGGGTTGTGGCCTGGGCTGCTCCAGCCTGGCCTCCTGCCCTAGGTGTGACATGATCCTGTGCCCGGCCTGTCGCGACATCGACCCCTCCCCCTGTTGTGGCCTGCAGGAGTACCCAAACCCCAAATCACCCCGCCCCATGGACGGCTACCTCCCCGTCAAGGAGAAGCTGTCAGTATACTCCAACACCCACTCTCCCCACCCCCACATGCACCCTCATCCCCTCACCCTCACCCAACAGcacacccacccccacccccagatGGTAGAGAAACCCCTTATGGCCACCAAGCTGTTTCCCAGCAAGTCGGTAGCCAATGCTGACCGAGCAAGTCTGGGGGGGTCGCGGTGCGGGTTCTGTAACAAGCCGGGCGCGTCTCATACCTGTGTGAACTGCTCCAAGGTATCGTGTGACTCGTGCATGAGCCTGTACGGCAAAGACTTGTGCACACGTAAAAACCCCCAGCACAGCTTTGTCCCCAACCATCAGCTCAACTTTAAGTCTGGAACCATATCACACCTGGTCTACCGATGA